Proteins from one Fragaria vesca subsp. vesca linkage group LG6, FraVesHawaii_1.0, whole genome shotgun sequence genomic window:
- the LOC101293105 gene encoding probable receptor-like protein kinase At5g18500-like has protein sequence MASDLKAELSKEAFLGLKVWEVIGIAVALFIIIILTVLSLCLTSRKKSRKAGARIPHSQIPTVSKEIKEVRVEQITASEFVPRDGILLTIHDKSSDRESDKVMVHLGMGKSKNGENSSRSGSFNHLEKDGGESQSGEEGSSTTGTGYKPSSSYPITAPSPLVGLPEFSHLGWGHWFTLRDLELATSRFSKENVLGEGGYGVVYRGNLINGTPVAVKKILNNLGQAEKEFRVEVEAIGHVRHKNLVRLLGYCVEGTHRMLVYEYVNNGNLEQWLHGAMRHHGYLTWEARIKVLLGTAKALAYLHEAIEPKVIHRDIKSSNILIDDEFNSKVSDFGLAKLLGAGTSHVTTRVMGTFGYVAPEYANSGLLNEKSDVYSFGVLLLEAITGRDPVDYGRPAAEVNLVDWLKMMVGSRRSEEVVDPNIEVRPSTRALKRALLTALRCVDPDSEKRPKMSQVVRMLESEEYPIPREDRRNRRTQAGSMEIDSQKENSDTDRSDYPVSRSESKDYQQR, from the exons ATGGCCTCTGATCTCAAAGCAGAGTTATCCAAGGAAGCTTTTTTGGGTCTGAAGGTCTGGGAAGTGATTGGAATAGCTGTTGCATTGTTTATCATAATAATCCTCACTGTGCTATCACTATGCCTTACTTCGCGTAAGAAATCGAGAAAAGCCGGGGCCAGGATTCCCCACAGTCAAATTCCAACTGTCTCAAAAGAAATTAAGGAAGTTCGAGTGGAGCAAATAACTGCCAGTGAATTTGTTCCCCGTGATGGAATTCTTCTTACCATTCATGACAAATCCAGCGATAGAGAATCAGATAAGGTTATGGTCCATCTGGGTATGGGAAAGTCAAAGAATGGAGAGAATAGTAGTCGGTCAGGTTCATTTAATCATTTAGAAAAAGATGGGGGAGAGTCTCAATCTGGAGAAGAAGGGAGTTCTACCACGGGTACAGGGTACAAGCCTTCTTCATCATATCCCATAACTGCTCCATCTCCTCTAGTTGGTCTGCCTGAATTCTCGCACTTGGGTTGGGGCCACTGGTTTACATTAAGGGACCTTGAGCTAGCAACAAGCAGGTTTTCAAAGGAAAATGTTCTTGGCGAGGGTGGATATGGAGTTGTTTACCGGGGAAATCTCATTAATGGAACTCCTGTTGCAGTTAAAAAGATCCTAAACAACCT TGGCCAAGCAGAGAAGGAATTTAGAGTGGAAGTTGAAGCAATTGGCCATGTCCGCCACAAGAATTTGGTTCGTCTTTTGGGATACTGCGTTGAAGGGACTCACAG GATGTTGGTCTATGAGTATGTCAACAATGGAAACTTGGAGCAGTGGCTTCATGGAGCTATGCGTCACCATGGATATCTCACTTGGGAAGCCCGTATAAAGGTTCTCCTTGGAACAGCAAAAGC TCTTGCTTATCTACACGAGGCCATTGAACCAAAAGTGATACATCGAGACATTAAATCAAGCAATATATTGATTGATGACGAATTCAATTCCAAGGTATCTGATTTTGGCCTGGCCAAGCTGCTGGGTGCAGGAACAAGTCACGTGACAACTCGTGTTATGGGAACCTTTGG ATACGTGGCCCCTGAATATGCTAATTCTGGACTTTTGAATGAAAAGAGTGACGTCTATAGCTTTGGTGTTTTGCTCTTAGAAGCCATCACTGGAAGAGATCCTGTGGACTATGGTCGCCCTGCTGCTGAG GTAAACCTTGTTGATTGGCTTAAAATGATGGTTGGAAGCAGAAGATCAGAAGAAGTGGTGGACCCAAACATCGAAGTCAGACCATCAACAAGAGCCTTGAAACGAGCTCTCTTGACTGCTTTGAGGTGTGTTGATCCAGATTCTGAAAAACGACCCAAGATGAGTCAAGTTGTCCGTATGCTTGAGTCCGAGGAGTATCCTATACCAAGAGAG GATCGAAGGAACCGAAGAACTCAAGCCGGTAGCATGGAGATCGACTCCCAAAAGGAAAATTCAGATACTGATCGGAGTGATTATCCTGTTTCAAGATCAGAAAGTAAAGACTACCAACAGCGATAA